A single region of the bacterium genome encodes:
- a CDS encoding tetratricopeptide repeat protein, with amino-acid sequence MRISCLNNRIAVFIAILLFVGCAAKQTTIADRKPIETVVTSKDSLRNGRTSLNDSSLMRSKNEEIKRAGIAIDADLVVLKAVGDSLYIAENFDEALPVWIKIAEKAGNDRSLACEAHFVLGNIFFQKAEYGKAEIELRLAISADSLLIDAHHSLGLLYFTKGDYNKAITSFQNVLALAPGDSDATYWVGYTIGSQAYEAGLSDFNIEWYDRAIEHFKTAAEYLESDTSANYKIYFFLGKAFIEKLAYDQALVYLNKCIELNPMLADGYTELGSVYFARRDFEHAISFNEKAISISQSHPKAHNNLGYIYFTMGNTFAVNNDKVKADEYYQKAIVLFEKALSFDPNLDGTRRNITHVKKIISGERKVTAFTMMQAAVKSENSPDKIAQLKKIISEDRTYDDAYNNLGVAYFYSGHTDSAVTVIEKAIEINPYNPQAHNNLGYMLGTLHKYDDALKHLFIAIQIKRDYFDAYHNLGYVYMWKEDFASSKRIWAQLLKSNPNNQQAQKGLAELERREAMIRAGESTTKIEISDDAEAGTIKN; translated from the coding sequence ATGAGAATTAGTTGCTTAAATAACCGGATTGCCGTATTTATTGCGATTTTGCTTTTCGTAGGTTGTGCCGCAAAACAAACTACTATCGCTGACCGCAAACCCATAGAAACCGTCGTAACCTCCAAGGACTCCCTTAGAAATGGCCGTACGTCACTAAACGACTCATCGTTAATGCGATCTAAAAATGAAGAGATCAAACGTGCTGGAATCGCCATAGACGCCGATCTTGTGGTCTTGAAGGCGGTAGGAGATTCGTTATATATAGCCGAGAATTTTGACGAGGCGTTGCCGGTGTGGATCAAAATCGCAGAAAAAGCCGGTAACGATAGATCGTTGGCCTGCGAAGCGCATTTTGTTCTAGGTAACATTTTTTTCCAAAAGGCAGAATACGGCAAGGCAGAAATTGAACTTAGATTAGCGATTAGTGCTGACTCGTTATTAATCGACGCGCATCATAGCCTCGGATTGCTATATTTCACGAAAGGGGATTATAACAAAGCAATTACTTCATTTCAAAACGTTTTGGCATTAGCGCCCGGCGATTCGGATGCAACATATTGGGTCGGTTACACGATCGGTTCGCAGGCCTATGAAGCAGGGCTTAGCGATTTTAATATCGAATGGTATGACAGAGCCATAGAACATTTTAAAACGGCGGCCGAATATCTTGAATCCGACACATCGGCAAATTACAAGATTTATTTTTTTCTCGGCAAGGCTTTCATCGAAAAATTAGCATACGATCAGGCTTTGGTTTATTTGAATAAATGCATCGAGTTAAATCCCATGTTAGCGGATGGCTATACGGAGTTGGGCAGCGTGTATTTTGCGCGGCGCGATTTTGAACATGCGATTTCTTTTAATGAAAAAGCGATCTCAATAAGCCAGAGTCATCCCAAGGCGCACAACAATTTGGGGTATATTTATTTCACGATGGGAAACACATTTGCCGTGAACAATGACAAAGTCAAAGCGGATGAGTATTATCAGAAAGCGATAGTGCTTTTTGAGAAAGCGTTAAGTTTTGACCCTAATCTGGACGGCACACGCCGCAACATCACCCATGTAAAAAAGATCATCAGCGGAGAACGAAAAGTTACCGCTTTTACGATGATGCAGGCCGCTGTAAAATCAGAAAACAGTCCGGACAAGATTGCGCAGTTGAAGAAGATCATCAGCGAAGATCGAACCTATGATGATGCCTATAATAATTTAGGCGTAGCCTATTTTTACAGCGGCCATACGGACAGCGCCGTTACGGTAATCGAAAAAGCGATAGAGATCAATCCGTACAACCCACAGGCGCATAACAATTTGGGCTATATGCTGGGTACTTTGCATAAATATGATGACGCGCTGAAACATCTTTTCATTGCCATTCAGATAAAACGTGATTATTTTGACGCTTATCACAATCTGGGTTATGTTTACATGTGGAAAGAGGATTTTGCCAGTTCAAAAAGGATATGGGCACAATTGCTCAAGTCCAACCCGAATAATCAGCAGGCGCAGAAAGGGCTGGCAGAACTTGAACGGCGCGAAGCAATGATCAGAGCGGGAGAAAGTACCACCAAGATTGAGATCAGCGACGATGCTGAAGCAGGAACAATAAAAAACTAG
- a CDS encoding NTP transferase domain-containing protein: MLYAVIMAGGVGTRFWPRSRSISPKQLLNIFGEKSMIQHTVERIQPLVEANDIYIVTNIHQAASVSRQLPQISSENILVEPVGRNTAPCIGLAALHIMEKDPDGVMAVLAADHLIKPVDAFCADISFAAEIATQTGACVTLGIIPTRPETGYGYIQYHDHDPIGRDRKAFRVKAFAEKPNADTAKRFISSGDFLWNSGMFIWKACTILKLIEEFLPELHEGLIEIKSVLHQTNYDDVVNRVYRSVKSISIDYGVMEKTKEVYVIKSQFDWNDVGSWEEVFQLSKKDSLGNALTGNHVIMDTTNSLVYSPEKVVAMVGVHDLIVVNTDDALLICRRDQAQDVKKIVDELQRQKRNELL; encoded by the coding sequence ATGTTATATGCAGTGATCATGGCGGGCGGCGTTGGGACACGCTTCTGGCCGAGGAGCCGGAGCATTAGTCCAAAACAATTGCTGAATATTTTTGGCGAGAAGAGCATGATTCAGCACACGGTTGAGCGTATCCAACCGTTGGTCGAAGCGAACGATATATACATTGTTACTAATATTCACCAAGCTGCTTCTGTGTCGAGACAACTGCCTCAGATTAGCAGTGAGAATATTCTTGTTGAGCCGGTTGGGCGCAATACGGCACCGTGCATAGGTCTAGCGGCGCTTCATATCATGGAAAAAGACCCGGATGGCGTTATGGCGGTTCTTGCAGCGGATCATCTTATCAAACCCGTCGATGCATTCTGCGCAGATATTAGTTTTGCAGCGGAAATAGCAACCCAGACCGGCGCGTGCGTCACATTAGGCATCATTCCAACCCGCCCGGAAACGGGTTACGGATATATACAATATCATGATCATGATCCAATCGGTAGAGACCGAAAAGCCTTTCGGGTTAAGGCTTTTGCTGAAAAACCGAATGCAGACACAGCCAAACGATTTATTTCCAGCGGCGATTTCTTGTGGAACAGCGGTATGTTTATCTGGAAGGCTTGCACGATTTTAAAACTTATTGAGGAGTTTCTTCCTGAGTTGCATGAAGGATTAATTGAGATCAAATCTGTGCTGCATCAAACTAATTATGATGACGTGGTTAACCGCGTCTATCGCTCAGTCAAAAGTATTTCGATTGATTATGGGGTTATGGAAAAAACCAAAGAAGTATACGTGATCAAAAGTCAATTTGACTGGAACGACGTAGGCAGTTGGGAAGAAGTATTTCAGCTATCCAAAAAAGATTCCTTAGGGAATGCCTTGACCGGAAATCACGTTATCATGGACACAACGAATTCGCTGGTCTATTCTCCAGAAAAGGTTGTCGCGATGGTGGGGGTTCATGATCTGATCGTTGTCAATACAGATGACGCATTGTTGATATGCCGCCGGGATCAGGCGCAGGATGTTAAAAAGATTGTTGATGAACTTCAGAGACAAAAACGAAACGAACTACTATAA
- a CDS encoding excinuclease ABC subunit C has product MSSDLQNKLDNLPKTPGCYLFKSEQQKVIYIGKAKILRNRVRQYFQESKRDDLKLQVMVSKVRDVEIIETDSEVEALILESNLVKEYRPRYNIELKDDKSFPYIKVTDELFPRIYVTREKEKSGGRFFGPYTDVKNLRHTLKTLHRIFPVRSCTHHFTAETVHAKKVKLCLDYYIHKCDGPCQGLIGADEYCKIIEQMERFLVGKTNVLLKHMRNEMQGYASAQQFEAAAKIRDRIMAIENYTESQKVVFQDLSDKDILAVAAEEDQACGVVFKIRDGKMIGRQHFYFTRVEDKTQQQILETLIKNYYLQSDYVPNEIYLQLEPDEPTALRDWLQSKSGEAVVFVVPKIGEKHKLVDMCERNARLLLGELKLQKLKAKEAFIPKVLQSLQRDLNLKTLPRRIECFDNSNIQGSDPVASMVVFEDGKPKKSEYRKFKIKTVDGPDDFASMHEVLTRRYLRVLKEGLDFPDMIVVDGGKGQLSSAVSALEGLGITVSKSGSDGQSIIGLAKRMEEIFFPGVTESIMIPKTSSSIKLLQHIRDEAHRFAITFHRDRREKRVIMSELDEIDGVGEKRRTLLINHFGSVKKLSEAGINEIAAVEGINKNIAGRIYEYFNEQNDGEHDL; this is encoded by the coding sequence ATCAGTTCCGATCTGCAGAACAAACTGGATAACCTGCCCAAGACGCCGGGGTGTTACCTTTTTAAGAGCGAACAACAAAAAGTCATCTATATAGGTAAAGCGAAGATCCTGCGAAACCGCGTGCGGCAGTACTTTCAGGAATCCAAGCGCGACGATCTGAAGTTACAGGTGATGGTTTCCAAAGTTCGAGATGTAGAAATTATTGAGACGGATTCAGAAGTGGAAGCGCTGATCCTGGAATCGAATTTGGTAAAGGAATACCGGCCACGGTATAATATTGAACTTAAAGACGACAAGAGTTTTCCATATATTAAAGTAACCGATGAACTTTTTCCGCGTATCTATGTGACGCGTGAGAAAGAGAAATCCGGGGGGCGGTTTTTCGGGCCGTATACGGACGTCAAAAATTTGCGTCACACGCTTAAAACACTTCATCGTATTTTCCCCGTTCGCAGCTGCACGCATCATTTCACGGCGGAAACAGTTCATGCGAAGAAGGTAAAACTATGCTTAGATTACTATATCCATAAGTGCGACGGCCCGTGCCAAGGCCTGATCGGTGCCGATGAGTATTGTAAAATCATCGAGCAGATGGAACGATTTTTGGTCGGAAAAACGAACGTTCTTTTGAAACATATGCGAAATGAAATGCAGGGATATGCTTCGGCGCAGCAGTTTGAGGCAGCAGCGAAGATTCGTGACCGTATCATGGCGATCGAAAACTATACGGAATCGCAAAAAGTCGTTTTTCAGGATCTTTCAGATAAAGATATTTTGGCAGTTGCCGCTGAGGAAGACCAGGCATGCGGCGTAGTTTTTAAGATTCGTGACGGGAAGATGATCGGGAGGCAACATTTCTATTTTACTCGCGTGGAAGATAAAACGCAGCAGCAAATTTTGGAAACATTGATAAAAAATTATTACCTTCAGTCGGATTATGTCCCCAATGAGATTTATCTTCAGTTGGAACCCGATGAGCCGACTGCTTTACGGGACTGGCTTCAGAGCAAATCCGGCGAGGCGGTAGTTTTTGTCGTTCCAAAAATCGGCGAGAAACACAAGCTGGTGGATATGTGCGAACGCAACGCGCGCCTGCTCCTTGGAGAGCTTAAGTTGCAAAAACTGAAAGCGAAGGAGGCCTTTATCCCGAAAGTGCTGCAGAGTTTGCAGCGCGATCTAAACTTAAAAACTCTGCCGCGGAGGATAGAGTGTTTTGATAATTCAAATATACAGGGAAGCGATCCCGTTGCGTCGATGGTAGTGTTCGAAGACGGGAAACCGAAGAAAAGCGAGTATCGAAAATTTAAGATCAAAACGGTGGACGGCCCGGATGACTTTGCCAGCATGCACGAGGTGCTGACACGCCGGTATCTAAGGGTTCTTAAAGAAGGGCTTGATTTTCCTGATATGATTGTGGTTGACGGCGGAAAAGGACAACTTTCTTCGGCGGTGTCTGCGCTTGAGGGGCTCGGTATTACGGTGTCTAAGTCGGGTTCGGATGGCCAATCGATTATCGGGCTTGCAAAGCGAATGGAAGAAATATTTTTTCCGGGTGTAACCGAATCGATCATGATTCCAAAAACATCCTCGAGCATTAAGCTGTTGCAGCACATACGCGACGAAGCGCATCGGTTTGCGATTACGTTTCATCGGGATAGGAGAGAAAAACGTGTTATCATGTCTGAGCTCGATGAAATAGACGGAGTGGGCGAAAAGCGAAGAACATTATTGATCAATCATTTCGGATCAGTCAAGAAACTTTCAGAAGCCGGGATAAATGAAATAGCGGCAGTAGAAGGCATTAACAAAAATATCGCAGGACGAATTTATGAATATTTCAATGAACAGAATGACGGGGAACATGATTTATGA
- a CDS encoding bifunctional homocysteine S-methyltransferase/methylenetetrahydrofolate reductase produces the protein MSDNRPNNFLETLSERILICDGAMGTQLYDKGITFDHCFDAINISHPQLIRDIHSAYIDAGADIIETNTFGGNRFRLTHHGFEDKLFDINRTAANLAREMADKKKKELGKDIFVAGSVGPLGKPLEPIGKIKHEEARAYFTEQIQILADGGVDLIMIETISDIEEAKEAVTAARDVTSLPIVAQMSFTEDGKTLMGNKPQEVVKILKSLGADVVGANCSVGPQVLLEVLEKMNGMDDTFFSIQPNAGLPRYVGGRYIYLASPDYFGEYAKLMVAAGVHIIGGCCGTTPEHIRSIRNAVGIQAPKKVDKKISVVEPEEVTVKSLNRKDTHHSSLIDKFKSGKFVISVELDPPRGLNYEKVIEGAILCKKHNVDAINIADNPLAKAGMTPLAMASLINKSVHIETILHFSCRDRNLLAMQSELMSAHVMDIRTILGITGDPPIVGDYPNATGVFDVDSIGLIKLINNLNQGIDLAGKPIGSKTNFFKACAVNPTPVDLAREHERIEQKMAGGADFAMTQVLYDLKPLEEYAKKFKGRIPVLLGIMPLRNAKHAQFMHNEIPDITIPEKIRERMNKAGDRGQEEGVKIAKEFLKEARHLVEGVYVMPPFNKFEMAFDLLEVL, from the coding sequence ATGAGTGATAATCGCCCAAATAATTTCCTCGAGACACTGAGCGAACGCATATTGATTTGCGACGGAGCGATGGGCACGCAATTATATGACAAAGGGATCACATTCGATCACTGCTTTGATGCAATTAATATATCCCATCCTCAATTGATACGTGACATTCATTCGGCTTATATTGATGCGGGCGCCGATATTATTGAAACAAACACCTTTGGTGGAAATCGTTTTCGTTTGACCCATCACGGTTTTGAGGACAAATTGTTTGACATCAACCGCACAGCGGCAAATCTCGCAAGGGAAATGGCTGACAAGAAGAAAAAAGAACTCGGAAAAGACATTTTTGTAGCCGGATCCGTCGGTCCGCTTGGGAAACCGCTGGAGCCGATCGGAAAAATCAAACACGAGGAAGCGCGCGCATATTTTACTGAACAAATTCAGATTCTAGCTGACGGCGGCGTCGATCTCATCATGATCGAAACGATTTCCGATATCGAAGAGGCCAAAGAAGCCGTGACGGCTGCGCGAGACGTGACATCACTTCCAATTGTTGCGCAAATGAGTTTTACTGAAGACGGTAAAACATTGATGGGTAATAAACCGCAGGAAGTTGTAAAAATATTGAAATCTCTCGGCGCAGACGTCGTCGGCGCCAATTGTTCCGTCGGCCCGCAGGTGCTTCTGGAAGTTTTAGAAAAAATGAACGGAATGGACGATACTTTTTTTTCGATCCAGCCGAACGCAGGATTGCCCCGTTACGTCGGCGGAAGGTATATCTACCTGGCGTCGCCCGATTATTTCGGCGAATATGCTAAGCTGATGGTAGCTGCTGGAGTGCATATTATCGGCGGATGTTGCGGTACAACGCCGGAACATATTCGCTCGATTCGAAATGCGGTCGGCATTCAAGCCCCGAAAAAAGTTGATAAAAAAATTAGCGTGGTTGAACCGGAAGAAGTTACCGTAAAATCGCTAAACCGCAAAGACACGCATCATTCCTCTCTAATAGACAAATTCAAGTCCGGAAAGTTTGTGATCAGCGTGGAATTAGATCCGCCGCGCGGTTTAAATTATGAGAAAGTGATTGAAGGCGCCATCTTGTGTAAAAAACATAATGTAGACGCAATCAATATTGCCGATAATCCTCTGGCCAAAGCCGGCATGACTCCGCTGGCAATGGCATCGTTGATTAATAAAAGCGTGCACATTGAAACGATACTTCATTTTTCATGCAGGGACCGTAATTTATTGGCTATGCAGTCGGAGTTGATGAGCGCGCATGTAATGGATATTCGGACTATCTTAGGTATAACCGGCGATCCGCCGATTGTTGGCGATTATCCGAACGCAACAGGTGTTTTTGATGTTGATTCGATCGGACTGATCAAACTCATTAATAATCTCAATCAGGGGATCGATCTTGCAGGTAAACCTATCGGATCAAAAACTAACTTTTTTAAGGCTTGCGCAGTCAACCCCACCCCGGTGGATTTGGCAAGGGAGCACGAGCGTATTGAACAAAAAATGGCCGGCGGTGCGGATTTCGCTATGACGCAGGTGTTATACGATTTGAAACCTCTAGAAGAATATGCAAAGAAATTCAAAGGACGAATTCCCGTTCTACTCGGCATTATGCCTTTGAGGAACGCAAAACATGCGCAATTCATGCACAATGAAATTCCGGACATCACCATTCCTGAAAAAATACGAGAGCGGATGAATAAAGCCGGTGACCGCGGTCAGGAAGAAGGCGTTAAAATCGCAAAAGAATTTCTGAAAGAAGCAAGGCATCTCGTGGAAGGGGTATACGTCATGCCCCCGTTTAATAAATTCGAAATGGCGTTCGATTTGCTGGAAGTTCTGTAA
- a CDS encoding UbiA prenyltransferase family protein, which translates to MKIITEHRKLRPMEPPALTPAERLRYLFLSMRPVHWTKNIFVFVALLFSHRLFDWTSFVESIYVFCVFCLASSTIYIINDIFDRTEDANHPSKWMRPITRGLVKIPHAVLFSAGLGSVSILMAFSNGLTVGLVILSYLTLNLLYSFFLKKIAIVDVGIIGLGFVFRVLAGAAVLAVDVSNWILISTFFLATLVALCKRRYEIMSDHASVHFERGYSPYFLDMLIVTLAASVIGSYIFYVISRGQWQNGIGVMLSVLSVFYGVIRYLLIIYRNEEKLDHTRLILSDKPLVASVLIWIGLSIIEMYYINPNLRFE; encoded by the coding sequence ATGAAAATTATCACAGAACATAGAAAACTCCGTCCTATGGAGCCGCCTGCTTTAACTCCTGCAGAGCGGCTGCGGTATTTATTTTTGTCCATGCGCCCGGTGCACTGGACAAAAAATATTTTTGTATTTGTTGCTCTGCTTTTTTCGCACCGCCTATTTGATTGGACATCATTTGTTGAGTCCATATATGTGTTCTGTGTTTTCTGTTTGGCTTCAAGTACTATTTATATCATTAACGACATTTTTGACCGGACAGAAGACGCCAATCATCCTTCGAAATGGATGCGTCCGATTACGCGCGGGCTTGTAAAAATACCGCATGCGGTTTTGTTTTCTGCTGGTCTCGGTTCGGTTTCAATACTAATGGCATTTTCAAACGGCTTGACAGTGGGTTTGGTCATCCTGTCGTATTTAACGCTCAATCTCCTATACTCGTTTTTTCTGAAAAAAATTGCCATTGTCGACGTTGGCATTATAGGGTTGGGGTTTGTTTTTCGCGTGCTGGCGGGAGCCGCGGTGCTTGCTGTTGACGTATCGAACTGGATTCTGATATCGACGTTTTTTCTTGCTACACTCGTTGCGTTGTGTAAACGCCGATACGAGATCATGTCGGATCATGCCTCGGTTCATTTCGAACGAGGATATTCACCGTATTTTCTGGATATGCTCATTGTGACGCTGGCTGCATCTGTAATCGGCTCCTACATATTCTATGTTATTTCACGCGGTCAATGGCAAAACGGAATTGGGGTCATGTTAAGCGTCTTAAGCGTATTTTACGGCGTGATTCGTTACCTGCTGATCATCTACCGTAACGAAGAAAAACTGGATCATACACGTCTGATCCTTTCGGATAAACCGCTGGTGGCTTCCGTCCTTATCTGGATAGGATTGTCGATTATTGAAATGTATTATATCAACCCCAATTTACGATTTGAATAG
- a CDS encoding radical SAM protein → MLNSNIKLKTVLLFNPPGPLYQRGEDRCQANIEESSAVSLREPNDLAYMAAILRQMGILPRIMDYPAEKLSWDKYENDLKKWSPDALIMSVTTATVLDDLYAFELAKKITPSIVAIAKGALFFSSDLKLLLRPQFASMDYALAGEAETIIHDLISALIGQTPLSNIPGIIWKHSDGRWIRNRQKEFEIDLDSIPFPARDLLKNELYIRPDTGAPQATIQTSRGCPSKCIFCLTPAISGQRVRQRSVQNIVDEIEECVSKYAIRDFFFKADTFTINKKFVIELCMEVLNRKLDIRWVANSRVDTIDAERLEWMKKAGCWLVAFGFESGDDEILRKMKKDATAADAVNAVRIVKEAGLRVYGFFMIGLPWDDHVSVEKTIRFAKDLDCDFSEIHIATPYEGTELHAIAKESGLLNDEVIGHDYFHDPTMATLFLSREEIMDYRKKGLRHIYLSPKYVIKTFSNIHSVQEFRRYASYGMRMVKNVVMQTHQRNPG, encoded by the coding sequence ATGCTGAATTCTAATATCAAATTGAAGACAGTTTTACTTTTCAATCCACCCGGTCCATTGTACCAGCGTGGTGAAGACAGGTGCCAGGCTAATATTGAGGAATCGTCTGCCGTGTCGCTCCGGGAGCCGAATGACTTAGCGTACATGGCGGCTATATTGCGACAAATGGGGATTCTGCCTCGCATTATGGACTATCCCGCAGAAAAATTATCGTGGGATAAATATGAGAATGATTTGAAAAAATGGTCGCCTGACGCGCTTATCATGAGCGTGACAACCGCTACCGTTCTGGACGATCTCTATGCATTTGAACTTGCCAAGAAGATCACCCCGTCGATTGTCGCGATTGCGAAGGGCGCATTATTCTTTTCATCGGATTTGAAATTATTGCTCAGACCGCAATTCGCAAGTATGGATTATGCGTTAGCCGGTGAAGCGGAGACCATAATACATGATCTGATTTCCGCCCTGATAGGGCAAACTCCGTTATCAAACATTCCAGGAATTATTTGGAAACATTCCGACGGGCGCTGGATTCGAAATAGACAGAAGGAATTTGAGATCGATTTGGATTCAATTCCATTTCCGGCCAGAGATCTACTGAAGAACGAACTCTATATCCGTCCTGATACGGGAGCTCCGCAGGCTACGATTCAAACCTCACGCGGCTGTCCCTCAAAATGTATTTTTTGTTTGACGCCTGCGATTTCCGGGCAGAGAGTTCGCCAGCGATCGGTTCAGAATATTGTTGATGAGATTGAAGAATGCGTGAGCAAATATGCTATTAGAGACTTTTTTTTTAAAGCGGATACGTTTACAATCAACAAGAAATTTGTAATCGAGCTTTGCATGGAAGTTCTTAATCGGAAATTGGATATTCGCTGGGTTGCCAATAGCCGTGTGGATACGATCGATGCGGAAAGGCTGGAGTGGATGAAAAAGGCCGGTTGCTGGCTCGTGGCATTCGGTTTTGAAAGCGGGGATGACGAGATTCTGAGAAAAATGAAAAAAGATGCAACGGCAGCAGACGCAGTTAACGCGGTAAGAATCGTCAAAGAAGCCGGATTGCGCGTATACGGATTCTTTATGATTGGCCTCCCATGGGATGACCATGTGTCGGTAGAAAAAACGATACGGTTCGCTAAAGATCTGGATTGCGATTTTTCAGAAATTCATATTGCGACCCCGTATGAAGGAACGGAACTTCATGCGATTGCAAAAGAATCAGGTTTACTCAATGATGAAGTCATAGGGCATGATTATTTCCATGATCCGACCATGGCTACGCTTTTCTTGAGCCGTGAGGAGATCATGGATTATAGAAAGAAAGGGCTGCGTCATATTTATCTGTCTCCCAAATACGTCATCAAAACTTTTTCCAATATCCATTCCGTTCAGGAATTCCGCCGATACGCATCGTATGGCATGCGTATGGTTAAGAACGTTGTTATGCAGACCCATCAACGAAATCCAGGCTGA